A single window of Leishmania panamensis strain MHOM/PA/94/PSC-1 chromosome 35 sequence DNA harbors:
- a CDS encoding hypothetical protein (TriTrypDB/GeneDB-style sysID: LpmP.35.4190), whose product MGPDTAFIYQYLNSRGQSGLELDVLCRHYSRITPAYGCRLVNAVLSALEDASAHAPVEIDATVKIQATFRMYQQRNAFLTLRSSACLIQRVYRSYATRKHLDVERAAVRQMAYLQAVFDMFATRIQACYRGYQSRKTKSNYYAQQAYLKVVTARSSEVLAQALSTQVEQDTLRKAEAKRQDELSYARRTAQMHYMVSTCSVPSIYQRSVEPPPGKQSVHNTLHTSRGVCGHSGESGLVSPELPTVKLAKERSDSNAAEDETLMAQVAAYVSGQKLESDIRHHARAARLKRIAVTAKRSPSPVAPTVLTVASLQSSDRTTAVRPRAEGTTVRTTLLVQGARLPELAASQPVQRSHQVKATALAASPTVPWEELSLTHPPQKPLTTPGLPLKSSFFSQSGSPATLSRTTQASRKPRGGQQTAEGDSFHATGTAAAAAAAPAPSEASIEASILGAAVSSFHRRFAVKRHDCLGCQLSITNGIVSGGAGSHALSGPLSPAREEAAVQRSVDQKVMQALHGDAVFKVSARRGLQ is encoded by the coding sequence ATGGGCCCAGACACCGCCTTCATTTATCAGTACTTAAATAGCAGGGGCCAGTCGGGGCTGGAGCTGGATGTGTTGTGCCGCCACTACTCGCGCATCACCCCTGCGTATGGCTGCCGCCTTGTCAACGCCGTACTTAGTGCGTTGGAAGATGCCTCCGCTCACGCGCCAGTGGAGATCGATGCCACAGTGAAAATTCAAGCGACGTTTCGAATGTATCAGCAGCGGAATGCCTTCTTAACATTGCGGAGTAGTGCATGCCTAATCCAGCGCGTCTACCGCAGCTACGCAACGCGTAAGCACCTTGACGTGGAGCGggcggcagtgcggcagATGGCCTACCTGCAAGCCGTCTTTGACATGTTCGCTACACGGATTCAGGCATGCTACCGTGGCTATCAGAGTCGCAAAACGAAATCGAACTACTACGCCCAGCAAGCGTACCTGAAGGTGGTAACGGCACGCTCGTCAGAGGTACTTGCGCAGGCACTCAGCACCCAAGTCGAGCAGGACACGTTGCGCAAagcggaggcgaagcgccAGGACGAGCTCTCCTATGCTCGCCGCACCGCCCAAATGCACTATATGGTGTCGACCTGTAGTGTTCCAAGTATCTACCAACGTTCCGTGGAGCCTCCACCGGGAAAGCAATCAGTGCATAACACGCTGCACACGAGCAGGGGCGTATGCGGCCACAGTGGAGAGAGTGGTCTGGTAAGCCCAGAACTGCCGACTGTGAAGTTAGCTAAAGAAAGATCAGACAGTAACGCCGCGGAGGATGAGACGCTGATGGCGCAGGTGGCCGCCTACGTGTCAGGGCAGAAGTTGGAGAGCGATATTCGGCACCACGCCCGTGCAGCACGTCTGAAGCGCATCGCTGTCACGGCCAAGAGAAGCCCCAGTCCGGTTGCCCCCACTGTTCTCACGGTCGCTTCACTGCAGTCGTCCGACAGGACGACTGCAGTACGACCTAGGGCGGAGGGGACCACGGTACGCACCACGCTTCTCGTCCAAGGCGCACGACTGCCGGAGTTGGCGGCCTCGCAGCCTGTGCAGCGCAGTCATCAGGTTAAGGCCACTGCTCTAGCGGCGTCCCCGACGGTGCCGTGGGAGGAGTTGTCGTTGACCCACCCACCGCAGAAACCGCTCACGACGCCAGGGCTTCCTCTCAAAAGTTCATTTTTTAGCCAGTCAGGATCACCGGCGACCCTGTCTCGTACTACTCAAGCCAGCCGGAAGCCCCGCGGAGGGCAGCAGACGGCTGAAGGTGACAGCTTCCACGCCACCGGAacggctgccgccgctgccgctgcacctgcgccCTCTGAGGCCAGCATCGAAGCATCAATTTTAGGTGCTGCCGTCTCGTCTTTCCACCGCCGCTTCGCAGTAAAGCGGCATGATTGCCTGGGGTGTCAGTTGAGCATCACAAACGGGATTGTgagcggtggcgctggaTCGCACGCCTTGAGTGGCCCGCTCTCACCCgcaagggaggaggcagccgtGCAGCGTAGCGTCGACCAGAAGGTGATGCAGGCGCTACACGGTGATGCCGTCTTCAAGGTGTCCGCAAGGCGAGGTCTGCAATGA
- a CDS encoding phosphoglycerate mutase family member 5, putative (TriTrypDB/GeneDB-style sysID: LpmP.35.4180), whose amino-acid sequence MSFTFRRFFGSVVIGFGASPLLRGATAALCETVTPAGPPGMRSKAHISANGLVNHLFDDDPLPTEEELQYVKTWGVPWVEDWDRPGERGIRADRSASHQRQIIMIRHGQYGNESIHDDRIHRLTALGERQARATGVYLRKLFEEGEKRKKLNAIYRQAQRAFKKAKNDGASEEQLTQLEKKVSEARQALSGAGGILIDDIPTAVHVSDMTRAKQTADLILEAFPADVRRCQDVDPQLRERIPCAVQPARSFTASAEDMRTAEAVFERYFHRPSESGTTVEVIVGHGNMIRYLTMRALQLPPEAWLRTSLPHCSVTAITIRGTGHVSLVGMGSYGHLPPEMVTVSNVK is encoded by the coding sequence ATGTCCTTCACCTTCCGCCGGTTCTTTGGGAGTGTCGTGATCGGCTTTGGCGCATCGCCGCTCCTTCGCGGAGCCACTGCGGCTCTGTGCGAGACTGTGACGCCCGCGGGGCCGCCTGGAATGCGTAGCAAAGCCCACATATCTGCCAATGGCTTGGTGAATCATCTCTTTGACGACGATCCGCTaccgacggaggaggagctgcagtaCGTCAAGACTTGGGGTGTGCCATGGGTGGAGGATTGGGATCGTCCAGGGGAGCGCGGAATTCGCGCAGATCGAAGTGCATCCCATCAGCGCCAGATTATCATGATCCGTCACGGCCAGTACGGAAACGAAAGTATACATGACGATAGAATCCACAGACTCACAGCGCTAGGCGAGCGACAAGCTCGCGCAACTGGTGTTTACCTGCGCAAGCTCTTTGAAGAGGGtgagaagcggaagaagcTCAACGCCATCTATCGTCAGGCTCAGCGAGCCTTCAAAAAAGCAAAGAACGACGGCGCCTCTGAAGAGCAATTGACtcagctggagaagaaggtgagcGAGGCGCGTCAGGCGCTGTCTGGCGCGGGTGGCATCCTCATCGATGACATACCGACGGCGGTGCATGTCTCAGACATGACGCGAGCTAAGCAGACCGCTGACTTAATTCTAGAAGCGTTCCCAGCAGAcgtgcggcggtgccagGACGTGGACCCGCAGTTACGGGAGCGCATCCCGTGCGCAGTGCAACCAGCGCGCTCattcaccgcctccgctgagGATATGCGCACTGCTGAGGCCGTCTTTGAGCGATATTTTCACCGACCTAGTGAGTCTGGCACCACTGTCGAGGTCATTGTCGGCCACGGCAACATGATTCGCTACCTCACCATGcgagcactgcagctgcctccCGAGGCGTGGCTGCGCACCTCGCTCCCCCATTGCAGCGTTACAGCCATTACCATACGCGGCACCGGTCATGTGAGCTTGGTCGGCATGGGCTCGTACGGCCATCTACCACCGGAGATGGTGACGGTGTCGAACGTCAAGTAA
- a CDS encoding hypothetical protein (TriTrypDB/GeneDB-style sysID: LpmP.35.4170), with protein sequence MFFWGSYNFQEPQLSENPDRPPLRYPGYLPPSLAVLRRSTPAKPNATATSSLQSDVASVEETLRGITAMRMQVHYIACGVKHLVAAVSLVPVAEAALAGDGKTVIALYGMGNNEYGQLGHHVANYATALTHLHLEDLMEGTVVSVACGARHTIVCTSTGCVYVAGDNSFHQLGLPGQMVKPRPRGGTYAPSFTQLKNLAHVKAVYASGNASFALDRRGQVYSWGESRYGHLGHNDNGERLDMHTLKTVSIDVETPQLMRWFERHRVMIVKVAVGRSHVVCCSEDDVYTCGEPLFGKLGHGDIDPRLEPTRVEFPPRKQAERLLDIAAGDDHTLVLKENPLIGSVVYFFGKLSNGDGQLRPTIVQLPTTAVRSVMAGRGTFCAVITQGRELYVWGKHAYTKVYNGTNAAASRTQPSKVQLLEPYAIDGVVSGGTFVVAYAGAETVMRPVLDPTAAGDGKGAMKEGDDTTNEEAVAVTRAARSWDVVVPHDARVGRDGLGDPEELYEEGLRALLRQYLGPALGNAYVAQLPVAPPRSSAPVYQFDHIAVKDLSRGQKVRLWMTNIYALGTIVDELADQPPGASSCQARETSTSSAATAIVPHTPSQHGERSQAAASTQPGVTVEEDADKDSSASPKGKRVKVEWQRDDWSDEVVTLYSEDETLNEENANRWQPFWFEQNPEGEYVVPKNK encoded by the coding sequence ATGTTCTTCTGGGGCAGCTACAACTTTCAAGAGCCGCAGTTGTCGGAGAACCCCGAccgaccgccgctgcgctacCCCGGGTatctacccccctccctcgcagTGCTGCGACGCAGCACACCTGCGAAACCaaacgccaccgccaccagctcTCTTCAATCCGATGTCGCATCGGTAGAGGAAACGCTTCGGGGCATCACGGCAATGCGCATGCAGGTCCACTACATTGCGTGCGGCGTGAAGCACCTTGTGGCGGCTGTGAGCCTTGTGCCGGTCGCCGAGGCAGCACTCGCCGGGGACGGCAAGACTGTTATTGCACTTTATGGTATGGGCAACAACGAGTATGGCCAGCTGGGTCATCATGTAGCGAACTACGCAACCGCGCTGACGCATCTGCATCTCGAAGACTTGATGGAGGGCACCGTCGTCAGCGTCGCGTGCGGGGCTCGACACACAATCGTTTGCACCTCGACGGGCTGTGTGTACGTTGCCGGCGACAACTCGTTCCACCAGCTGGGACTGCCTGGGCAAATGGTGAAGCCGCGGCCGCGGGGTGGCACATACGCGCCGAGCTTCACTCAGCTCAAAAACCTTGCGCACGTGAAGGCTGTGTACGCTAGTGGCAACGCATCCTTCGCGCTCGACCGGCGCGGTCAGGTATACTCGTGGGGTGAGTCCAGGTACGGCCACCTTGGCCACAACGACAACGGGGAGCGGCTCGACATGCATACCCTCAAGACCGTCTCGATAGACGTTGAGACGCCGCAGCTGATGCGCTGGTtcgagcgccaccgcgtcatGATCGTCAAGGTGGCTGTGGGGCGGTCGCACGTGGTCTGTTGTAGCGAGGACGACGTCTACACGTGTGGTGAGCCTCTTTTCGGGAAGCTTGGGCACGGCGACATCGACCCGCGTCTCGAGCCTACGCGCGTGGAGTTCCCGCCGCGCAAGCAAGCGGAACGGCTTCTGGACATCGCGGCCGGCGATGACCACACTCTTGTTCTCAAGGAGAACCCGCTCATCGGGTCTGTGGTGTACTTCTTTGGCAAGCTCAGCAACGGAGATGGCCAGCTGCGGCCGACTATTGTGCAGCTGCCAACAACTGCGGTGCGGTCGGTGATGGCTGGCCGCGGCACCTTCTGCGCTGTCATTACACAGGGGAGGGAGCTCTACGTTTGGGGCAAGCACGCCTACACGAAGGTGTACAATGGCACGAATGCGGCGGCGTCCCGCACGCAGCCCAGcaaggtgcagctgctcgagccGTACGCGATTGATGGTGTGGTGTCGGGGGGCACGTTTGTGGTGGCCTATGCCGGTGCAGAGACTGTCATGCGACCCGTGCTCGACCCCACCGCAGCGGGCGACGGAAAGGGCGCGAtgaaggagggggacgaCACGACAAATGAGGAGGCGGTTGCGGTAACAAGGGCAGCGCGCAGTTGGGATGTCGTTGTCCCGCATGACGCTCGCGTCGGCCGCGATGGGCTCGGCGATCCCGAGGAACTGTACGAAGAGGGTTTACGGGCTCTTCTGCGCCAGTACCTCGGCCCCGCGTTAGGAAATGCTTACGTGGCGCAGCTTCCGGTAGCACCCCCCCGCTCCTCCGCGCCAGTATACCAGTTTGACCACATCGCTGTCAAGGACTTAAGTCGCGGGCAGAAGGTGCGGCTTTGGATGACGAACATCTACGCCCTTGGCACGATCGTCGACGAGCTGGCCGACCAGCCACCAGGTGCGTCTTCTTGCCAGGCACGTGAGACATCCACCTCTAGCGCCGCTACCGCCATCGTTCCCCACACACCTTCTCAGCATGGTGAGAGGAGTCAGGCGGCTGCTTCGACTCAGCCAGGTGtgacagtggaggaggatgcCGATAAAGactcctccgcctcacccAAGGGGAAGCGGGTGAAGGTGGAGTGGCAACGCGACGACTGGAGTGACGAGGTAGTCACACTCTACTCCGAGGACGAAACACTCAACGAGGAGAACGCCAACCGCTGGCAGCCATTCTGGTTTGAGCAGAATCCTGAGGGTGAGTATGTGGTTCCCAAGAACAAGTGA
- a CDS encoding hypothetical protein (TriTrypDB/GeneDB-style sysID: LpmP.35.4200) — translation MRCLSSRFSEPAAFLADGTSAMQHIIGNRSLLPPSPTADQLLLLLRESGYPCTSLTAPDSNAGVLGWPPASFSAASITRQCPTSRRVASTFAAAGAHSMLGEMLQFFAESVTRLFTSGVADPSVRAFPSEWDRRLHAPAAASLRQHHLYELQGFSTLFTYIWGQVATSLPLLREQNGDGQGLVDSTECDVASSTLPAMCFTRGASAKSPAAQQPPSRPLPMPASTATARQSQPFHRATNKGSSGGPNSGSAAEHVHPCIPLTSATLFLPDVEAAPIHCGGKRQKDGPLSAVLSRSAVQPAALAVVQHALTAHAKAQGPFQPSIPREGLVPSSSPREDERLHPQNSSAVSARAPRSLESAPSHPIVAQTLSVEKAMQLDRQRELRRELGVRRVRNYAAENDMRDYLASFQANMRSLLEIEDVAAGDGG, via the coding sequence atgcGGTGCCTATCCAGTCGCTTCTCTGAGCCAGCAGCTTTTTTGGCAGACGGCACGTCGGCCATGCAGCACATCATCGGTAACCGCTCACTTCTGCCACCCTCTCCGACAGCCGAccaactgctgctgcttctacGCGAGTCTGGCTATCCATGCACTTCATTGACGGCGCCGGATAGCAACGCGGGGGTGCTAGGCTGGCCGCCGGCGTCTTTCTCGGCCGCCAGCATCACGCGCCAGTGCCCTACGAGCAGACGTGTGGCGAgcaccttcgctgccgctggggcTCACTCGATGCTGGGTGAGATGCTGCAGTTCTTCGCCGAATCAGTGACACGCCTCTTCACTAGCGGCGTGGCCGATCCgtccgtgcgtgcgtttCCTTCGGAGTGGGACCGTCGCCTACACGCACCGGCTGCTGCATCcctgcgccagcaccacctctATGAGCTACAAGGCTTTAGCACGCTCTTTACGTACATATGGGGTCAAGTGGCTACGTCTTTGCCACTTTTGCGAGAGCAGAACGGAGACGGGCAGGGCCTAGTGGACTCTACGGAGTGTGACGTGGCGTCATCGACCTTGCCTGCGATGTGCTTCACTCGTGGAGCAAGTGCGAAGTCCCccgcggcacagcagccaccaTCCCGTCCTCTTCCGATGCCGGCGTCAACTGCCACAGCGCGTCAGTCTCAGCCATTTCACCGGGCAACGAATaaaggcagcagtggcggtcctaacagtggcagcgctgcggagcATGTACACCCGTGTATTCCCCTCACCTCAGCGACATTATTTCTCCCCGATGTTGAGGCGGCACCCATTCACTGTGGCGGAAAGCGGCAGAAAGACGGACCTCTCTCAGCGGTGTTGAGTCGATCTGCAGTCCAGCCAGCAGCTCTAGCAGTGGTTCAGCACGCTCTGACAGCGCATGCGAAGGCGCAGGGACCATTTCAGCCCTCGATTCCACGTGAAGGACTTGTGCCATCATCGAGTCCTCGAGAGGACGAGAGATTGCACCCACAAAACTCCAGCGCAGTTAGCGCCCGTGCACCGCGTTCACTGGAATCGGCGCCCTCACACCCCATAGTAGCACAAACCTTGTCAGTAGAGAAGGCGATGCAGCTGGATCGCCAGCGCGAACTACGAAGAGAACTGGGGGTCCGTCGCGTGCGCAACTACGCCGCTGAAAACGACATGCGCGACTATCTAGCCAGTTTTCAGGCGAACATGCGAAGCTTACTAGAGATCGAAGATGTAGCAGCAGGAGACGGTGGGtag